One genomic window of Lysobacterales bacterium includes the following:
- the pilV gene encoding type IV pilus modification protein PilV: MASRRSPVRRAQAGYSLLEVLIALLVFSIGLLGLAAMLVSAVKGNHQAYHHSQAVYVAEAMADGLRANLAAVNAGNYNTGGFISGPTVADCGPCTPAQTAARDRAAWAAMAAQRLPAGQISVNCTAGAATGFTAAGYAGVCTLGVRWSEVGDTGQTQDVSQRAFTWMVQP, encoded by the coding sequence ATGGCCAGTCGCCGATCGCCTGTTCGTCGAGCCCAAGCCGGCTACTCGTTGCTGGAAGTATTGATTGCCCTGCTGGTGTTCAGCATCGGCCTGCTCGGACTGGCTGCCATGCTGGTCTCCGCGGTCAAGGGCAACCACCAGGCCTACCATCACTCCCAGGCGGTCTACGTGGCCGAGGCGATGGCCGACGGCCTGCGCGCCAACCTGGCGGCGGTCAACGCCGGCAACTACAACACCGGTGGCTTCATCAGCGGCCCCACCGTTGCCGACTGCGGTCCGTGCACGCCGGCCCAGACGGCCGCCCGCGACCGCGCCGCCTGGGCGGCGATGGCGGCCCAACGCCTGCCGGCAGGGCAGATCTCGGTCAACTGCACCGCCGGTGCGGCCACCGGGTTCACCGCCGCCGGCTATGCCGGCGTCTGCACGCTGGGGGTACGCTGGAGCGAAGTCGGCGACACCGGACAGACCCAGGACGTCAGCCAGCGCGCCTTCACCTGGATGGTGCAGCCATGA
- a CDS encoding GspH/FimT family pseudopilin — protein MIVLIVLAVMVAIATPSFREISLNNRSTSNINNLLADLSMARSEAVKVARTAAVAALGGDWNEGWEVFEDTNGNGIRDAGEALIKTAPAVNVGYEGNTNFLFTLRGVSGAAAGGDPVPVVIFGPLGQTRTPADGARFALCRPGGDAARSTGIRLDPSGRAQAVRNLAGIGLGCS, from the coding sequence ATGATCGTCCTGATCGTCCTGGCCGTCATGGTCGCCATTGCCACGCCAAGCTTTCGGGAGATCTCCCTCAACAACCGCAGCACCAGCAATATCAACAACTTGCTGGCAGACCTCTCCATGGCTCGAAGCGAGGCGGTCAAGGTCGCCCGGACCGCGGCGGTGGCGGCGCTCGGCGGCGACTGGAACGAGGGCTGGGAGGTGTTCGAGGACACCAACGGCAACGGCATCCGCGATGCCGGGGAGGCGCTCATCAAGACCGCGCCCGCCGTCAACGTGGGCTATGAGGGCAATACCAACTTCCTGTTCACCTTGCGTGGCGTTTCCGGCGCGGCTGCCGGCGGTGACCCGGTCCCCGTGGTGATCTTCGGGCCGCTGGGCCAGACGCGAACCCCGGCCGACGGGGCCCGCTTCGCGCTGTGCCGCCCGGGTGGCGACGCCGCCCGGTCCACTGGCATCCGGCTCGACCCCTCGGGCAGGGCGCAGGCTGTGCGCAATCTGGCCGGCATCGGCCTGGGATGCAGCTGA
- the ispH gene encoding 4-hydroxy-3-methylbut-2-enyl diphosphate reductase, producing the protein MDVLLANPRGFCAGVDRAIEIVDRLLDAFGAPIYVRHEVVHNRFVVDGLRRRGAVFVEELDEVPDGGTVVYSAHGVSRAVRDEGARRSLQVFDATCPLVTKVHIEVAQHCRAGRDVLMIGHAGHPEVEGTLGQWSETDCQGARIQLVETIEDARSVQVRDPGQLAFVTQTTLSVDDTRDIIAALQERFPAIAGPRRDDICYATQNRQDAVRRLAGQCDLVLVVGSPNSSNSNRLRELAAKAGIPAHLIDGAADIDPAWLAGCRRVGLTAGASAPERLVQDVVARLRALGASSVEELDGEPEDIVFALPRELRVRLEG; encoded by the coding sequence CGCCAATCCCCGCGGCTTCTGCGCCGGTGTCGACCGCGCCATCGAGATCGTCGACCGCCTGCTCGATGCCTTCGGCGCGCCCATCTATGTCCGCCACGAGGTGGTGCACAACCGTTTCGTGGTCGACGGACTGCGCCGGCGCGGCGCCGTCTTTGTCGAGGAGCTCGACGAGGTCCCCGATGGCGGCACCGTGGTCTATTCGGCGCACGGCGTGTCGCGCGCGGTGCGCGACGAGGGTGCCCGGCGCAGCCTGCAGGTGTTCGACGCCACCTGTCCGCTGGTCACCAAGGTGCATATCGAGGTCGCCCAGCACTGCCGGGCCGGCCGCGACGTGCTGATGATCGGCCACGCCGGGCATCCGGAAGTCGAGGGTACCCTCGGCCAGTGGAGCGAGACCGACTGCCAGGGGGCGCGCATCCAGCTTGTCGAGACCATCGAGGATGCCCGCAGCGTGCAGGTTCGCGATCCCGGGCAACTGGCCTTCGTGACCCAGACCACCTTGTCGGTGGACGACACCCGGGACATCATCGCCGCCCTCCAGGAACGCTTTCCGGCGATTGCCGGTCCGCGGCGGGACGACATCTGCTACGCCACCCAGAACCGCCAGGACGCGGTCAGGCGCCTGGCCGGGCAGTGCGACCTGGTGCTGGTGGTGGGCTCGCCCAACTCCTCCAACTCCAACCGCCTGCGCGAACTGGCCGCCAAGGCCGGCATTCCGGCCCACCTGATCGACGGCGCCGCCGACATCGATCCGGCCTGGCTGGCCGGCTGCCGGCGGGTGGGGCTCACCGCCGGCGCCTCGGCGCCGGAACGGCTGGTCCAGGACGTGGTGGCCCGCCTGCGCGCCCTGGGGGCGTCGTCGGTCGAGGAGCTGGACGGCGAGCCTGAGGACATCGTGTTCGCCCTGCCAAGGGAGCTCAGGGTCCGCCTTGAGGGGTAG